The following DNA comes from Rosa rugosa chromosome 5, drRosRugo1.1, whole genome shotgun sequence.
TAGAGAAATTATGATATACTATAGGTTAACGGTTTAAGTGACTATTTTaaaaaaagattaaattcagtttagtccctcgaatTTTAGGgttaaaatcagtttggtccatgagtttttgtttttaatcacgatggtcCCCACACTTCCAAATTGCATCAGCTTAAtccaaaatttgactttgactcGACATGTGACGTCAGATGCTGAGTTGGACCTGACATGAGGGCTCGTTGTCCAGACTCTGACTCTCAGTTTGGACGAAAAGTCCAAACTACCCCTACTTCTtcagatttttttctttctttcttcctcttctagTTTTCTATTCCCTTTCTTCCTCGACTATGCTTTTAGACCTCAGAAACTTACACAGATAAAACTTCTCGATTCCATCAATTCCAGGCCACATCCTTTTTGTCTTCTTCCCTTTCTTCCGACCCTCTTCCTActtcgatttcttcttcttctcaattcAAAATTCTCCCTAGAAACCCTAATCTCTAATCAAGATCTTATCTTTCATCCCATTCCACCGCCAGTTACACGACCGGCTCACCAGAGAAAAGACCGGCCCCATCTAAGAAGGTCTTAGCGATCACGAACGAGATCTCGGACTTACTCTGCTTGAGGTCTCGGACCTGACGGAGGTCCTGAGAGAGGAATTGGGGATGAAGCCagcaatgatgatgatgatgatgatgatgatgccgGGGATGAGAATTGGTAGGCTCCGGGGCGCCGATAAGGGCAGCGGTGCGGCATTGGGAAGGcggaggagaagaaggagaagatgtGTTTGATGTGAAGCTTGATTCTTGTGGGCATTCATAGGAGGTGATGTGGAGAAGCTTTGTGGAAAAGATCTGACTGGGTTTCTGACTGGGTTTCAAAAAAGATCTGAGCTTTGTGGAGAAGCTTAGGTTTCGACCCAATCTATTTTTGATgaacatgattttgaatttgtaTGCATTGTGTGGGGAAATTAAGGATGCAAGGCTGATGTTTGATAAAATGCCGCAGAGGGATGTTGTCACGTGGAATATAATGATGACTTTGTTGATGAAGATAGGTGATATAGAGGAAGCTTATGATTTGTTTTCGGGGATGCCGGATAGAAGTGTGAGGTCATAGACGCTGATGATTTCGGGGTTTGGTCAGTGCGGTAAGCCTAAGGAGGCGGTTCGTGTGTTTTTGGAGATGGAGGAGGCTGGTGTGAGGGCAAATAAGGTGACTGTAGCGGCAGTTCTTGCGGCTTGTGCTGATTTGGATCGAAGAGGAAGATGACGATGGGAGAATGAGATTATGTAAGTGCAAGGACGACGACACTAGAATCGATGTCGTTGTCTAGGCTGTCGTCGACGGTGTTGAGATCGTGCAGAGAGCTGCCGATGAAGGAATTGGGCGGCGGAAGAGTTGCACCGGAACCCTATTCCCCATTTCAGATTAACCCCTACTTCTTATCTCTTCTAGGGATGAAGATGGTAGTATCCGCGTTGGAGTTCGGATGATGTGGAGGAGGTGGTGGAAGAGGGCGTGCGTTGGATCGATTTGGCTTTTAGGCTTGggagatctgagagagaggtAAAgttaaaagagagaaaaaaatacagggaaaaaaggaagaaaattagaaattagaataaattttggtaaaaagaaaaaaaaaagattaaattagaggtgtccattttgcccttcgtGGGAgtttaaaatctgaaaagtggggCCCCATATCGGTTCCACCTCAGCGTCTAACGTTATTTTTCaagtcaaagtcaaattttggactaggctaatgtaattttttttttttgaataaagggctggtgcggctgccttcaagccttgattaatgaaactgtagaatacaagggggggggggcaTTGAGCCTGAACCCCTAAATACAATAAGCATATAGAGAACGATCTGAAATGATATCAGAAGTCTCTACTAAAAAAAtgtattcaactaggcaccaactagcaaagagcgctctactggcgactctatttgctttaacatagtggtgacataacggaaaaataactcgatatgtaacacgattacaacgtagcataattaccaataGCACAGCTTTTCTAATGTATTCACCTAGGCACCACGCATGTGTCGAACGACCACCGCGGATCCCATCGCCCTTTCACCGACGCCTCTCCGACCCGCGACTGAATCCTGCAAAAATCAAGCCATAACCTCCCAGCAACTCCGATCTCACCAACCACGAGCCACCGACCCGATCGATCCAGAGCGAAACCACTCCGATCAAGAGAGCCGTGCTCACTCAACACCAaatcccgtccgacgacagcgtCCATGGACGCGCCGTCGGATGGAGGCTATAACACTGTCTTCGAAACCCCTAAAGCAGCGGCCCTAGAGAGAAAACCTACAGGCGAATTTAGGCTGATGTAATTTAGAAGTGTAGGgaccatcgtgattaaaaaaaaaatcagggacTAAAGtaattttagccctaaagttcaagagactaaactgaatttagttcTAAAAAAATGTACTTATATTTGTTGTATATTCTTTCAAGAGTTAATCTCtgataataaaatatttttgtttgacaaaaaaaaagtgatgattagggatggcaaaaatccccagcggggcggagctccattggatacccgcccctaatggaGGGAGAATTAGgagacaaatggggaatggggatggggatccccaatccccgctatttaagattggggatggggcggggatggtattgtgatctccatccccaaacccgccccaataatatatacatatatttaacttatatatattttaatttattgtttataatataaatcgcaaatatatacatttattactttactttaatatctacacttttattttaatgatgttttgacttttgcactcactgaattatgatttatgaatttaatcatattttaaatttatttgttgtagattttgattttaaaaaatgcaatatgagaaaaaattattttatttattaaatttttattggggatttggggcgggtttggaggcttagtccccagtggggatggggacggggaatccccaatatatttttattggggaatggggcggggatgggggtagagaatgaccccggggatggggatggtattgtgatccccatccccaacccgccccattgccatccctagtgATGATTGCAGAaaatttagattttaaaatataGGTTTTATAattccaaaaaaagaaagaaaaaagaatatagGTTTTAAGGTGGGCAGACCGTTGGACCTTTGGGCTCAAAACGAGTCAAACCAAACCCGATTTGATCCGACCCAACTCCCAACTCCGAAAATCCCTGCAAAACCCTAAGCCTAAGGCCTTTCCTTCTTCATCCATAAACCCTAACAACGGCCACCTGCTCTCTGCCATGGCGAAGAAGAAGTCCGGCCCAAACGCCGTAGCCATGAAGCACCAGTCCCCAAAATCCAACCCTTTCGCAACCAAATCGCCAAAGCTCAGTCGCTCCGACGACAACGCCACCACCAaggagacgaagaagaagaagaagaacagtaAACTAGGACCCAAGGCGATGGCTATGAAGGTCCAGCCCCCGAAACCCAACCCCTTCGAGACCATATGGTCCCGGAGGAAATTCGACGTCCTCGGAAAGAAGCGCAAAGGCGAAGAGCGCCGTATGGGCCTCGCTCGCTCTCAGGCCATCGAAAAGGTACCGATTCAGACTCTTCGTCATCCCTCAATTTCATTCAAACTCtgattttttaaattaaaaaaataataataataataatctggTTTTGGTGCAACAGAGGAAGAAGACACTGTTGAAGGAGTACGAGCAGAGCGGGAAATCTTCGGTTTTTGTGGATAAGCGAATCGGAGAGGAAAATGATGAGCTTGATGAGTTTGATAAGGCCATTCGGCGTACTCAGCGCGAGCGACAAGTGAGTTCTACTTTTATATTTTGATTTGTTGAGTTTAGTTTAGTTGATAGGGATGCTTATTGTTTGATCTTCATTGGTACTGATTGTGTTCGGGCTTTTCGATAGTTGAAGCAAAGCAAGAAAAGCAAGTATAACTTATCAGATGGAGAGGAGGACGAGTTTGAGTTTCAGAGTCTTGGTGCATTGTCTCAGAGGGATGATTTTGAGGATGATATGCCGCCCGAAGAGGACGAAGATGATGACGGTGGAGAAAGTGGTAAAAGTAAGCATATGTATGATGACAGTCTTAGTATATGATGATAATTAGTGTCGTAGGTAGTTTGTTTGTAATGTTGCAATATGCAATGTCTAGTTGGTTTTCATTTTCTGCTGTGTTGGGCTACTGGAACTGCTTATGATTTGGTTATTGATTCTTTTGATCTATGTTAATGGGATTAATGGTATTtgtgtttttctctctctacagAAAGTTATCAATTTAATTCCGAGGATAAGGACGGGGATCTAAGTGACGGAAATGAAAATGTGAGAAATTTTTTGCTATCTCACTTGCGTTGCATTATATTGGAATACAAGATTATTTTAGGTTCATAGGTCAGCAAAGTAGTTTTCTTCTTTAGATTATAGGTACATTAGAGCGATAAAAATGTGGATGGGTTCTAATGCTTGTGATTggtttcattgttttttgtacCAGAGGCATAAAAGTGACAAGGAAAGATATGCTGAAATGATCTTAAAGTCCAAAAATTACAAGGTGAGGGTTCTTATTTCTTTATGTCATTGAAATGGCTTGTGATCCTAagtctctttctttatttatctATTCCTTCCTTATTCTTCTCATCTATTCCCAGGCAGAAAAATCAAAGGAGAAGGATGAAAACAAAGATTTGATGGAAGAATTGGACAAAAAGTTCACCTCTGTAATTGCCTCAAAAGCTCTTACAAACAAGAGCTTCTCAACCGAATATATGAAGAAGCATGAGGTTTCTGCTACTCAAATCTTTGGAACTTCTGAGCAAGTATGATATTTTCAATagagtttctatttttttttttttaatgttctgTAGAGCGTAACTATAGTTAAACCTGCATAACTTTGAGACTACGGTAAGTAAAGTAGTTTCCTGTTTTTGGCAGGAGAAATCGGACTCTTATGATAAACTTGAAAGAGAATTGGCAATGGAAAGGCGTGCTCAACCCTCAAATAGGACAAAGACTCCTGAAGAGATAGCACAAGAAGAGAGGGAGCAACTTGAACGATTGGAGGTATCTCATTCAGTTATATGCGTGCTTGAATGCAAATTTCATGTGCAGATCCAGCTGTCTTTTCTTTACAGATACTTGTTATTAGTAGATTTTGTGTTCAACATGTTGGTACGACTATTATACCAAAATTGAGAAGGAACTATATGGTACATTACATGGGTATATGAAAGGATAAGCTGTatgtttaaactttaaaggATGTCatctttggtttcaatttggtttATTATCATTTACTCGATTCTGGTATGGCACATGGTAACATGTTATTTCAGGATAGCTTTTTTAACTTGGGATTTCCATGTCATTGGAACTGATAAGTTTGATAAAGTGAATGTTTGTCTCGCTTGTACTTTTTATCATCAAGTAGTGTCCTTAATTGCTGATATGTTGTTTCCCAATTCAGGAAGAGAGACAGAAAAGGATGCATCCCACTGATGACTATAGTGATGAAGACATTGAAGACGCTGAGAAACCATCTACGCTGAGGCCAAGATCTATATCTGGAGATGATCTTGGTGATTCCTTCTCGCTTGAGGAAGAACCAAGGACTAAAAAGGGTTGGGTTGATGAGATTCTCGAACGAAAAGATGCTAGTGATTCTGAGAGTGAAGGAGATGATTCTGGTTCTTCTGAGGATTCAGAAAGTCCTGAAGATTATGGTGATGAGGGATCTGATGAAGATGATAGTGAAGGGGAAAGAGATATATTGAATAAGGACTGGGAACAGAGTGATGATGATAATCTTGACGTAGACTtcgatgatgaagaagaagactctGACGAACATGAAAAGGATGACGAGGCTTATCAAAAAGAGCTGGAGCCAAGAGATCTGAAAAGGTTGAAAAGAAATGATGCTGTTCAAGCTAGTAAAAGTGATGATAAATCTTTAGGTGCAAAGAAATTACCAGCCAATAAACAATCTTCAACTCAGTCAGACCTCCCATACCTAATTGAAGCTCCAAAAAGCATGGAAGAGTTGGATGCTTTATTGGATAATCTTTCTAGTGCTGACATTGCCTTGATAATCCATCGAATCCGGGCAAGCAATGCAATCAAGCTTGCAGcagaaaataagaagaaaatgCAAGTATGGAATctatgttgtgtgaatgaatGTTTGACTGCAGTTTGTGTGAAACATGTGTTATTCTGTATCGCTTTCCAGTTAAAGTGAAGTGACTTAAGATATACTTACTCTGTTGTGATTGCAtctcatttttattttggtcGAAAGATTGCATCTTTTTGGTACTCATTcttatttatttcattttccaGGTATTTTATGGTTTACTTTTGCAATATTTTGCCACCTTAGCAAATAAAAAACCGCTGAATTTGGAATTACTAAATTTGCTGGTTAAGCCCTTGATGGAGATGAGCATGGAGACTCCGTATTTTGCTTCAATCTGTGCTCGTGAGAGGATACTACGCACTAGAACAAAATTTTGTGAGACTGTTAAGAACCCAGGTAATCCACAATGATAGTTTTATTTCCTGTACGAATTTACGAACTTGGTTGTGCTAATCTATGCTAATTCATGCTCCTCTTGTTTCGTTTTAGCAGAAAGTAGTTGTTGGCCTGCTTCAAAGACATTATTTCTCTTGAGGCTTTGGTCCCTGATATTTCCATGTTCAGACTTTCGTCATGTGGTCATGACTCCGGCAATATTTTTAATGTGTGAATATCTGACGCGTTGTCCCGTCTTGTCTGGTCGTGATGTTGCAGTTGGCTCGTTCTTATGCTCTCTGCTTCTTTCTGTATGTATATTTACAATAACCTTTTTCTATACATGATGCTTTCTCCAAATGGAGGCTGAATTCACATGAGTTTTGTCACATGAGCAGTCTTCTTTTTCTATCTTACATGTTCGTAATCCTAATGTTTGAACACGTGATACAAATTGATTCAGTGTGTGCTATGTgaatataataaataaatctAAACCTGTCACTCTCAATCATTTTAACTGTTCACTGCTGCTTTTCAGGACATGTAGTTCGAGCTTTATGCATGCCTGTGTGTTTCTTTGCACCTGCTGTTATTACTTTAAAGGTTATTTAATTAGTGAATTTTAATGTAGATCACTAAGCAATCTCGGAAGTTCTGTCCTGAAGCAGTCACGTTTCTTCAAACATTGTTAAGGGCGGCCAAAGAGAGAAAGCCAAAGTCAACTCAAGATTCTGA
Coding sequences within:
- the LOC133709978 gene encoding uncharacterized protein LOC133709978 isoform X1, with amino-acid sequence MAKKKSGPNAVAMKHQSPKSNPFATKSPKLSRSDDNATTKETKKKKKNSKLGPKAMAMKVQPPKPNPFETIWSRRKFDVLGKKRKGEERRMGLARSQAIEKRKKTLLKEYEQSGKSSVFVDKRIGEENDELDEFDKAIRRTQRERQLKQSKKSKYNLSDGEEDEFEFQSLGALSQRDDFEDDMPPEEDEDDDGGESGKKSYQFNSEDKDGDLSDGNENRHKSDKERYAEMILKSKNYKAEKSKEKDENKDLMEELDKKFTSVIASKALTNKSFSTEYMKKHEVSATQIFGTSEQEKSDSYDKLERELAMERRAQPSNRTKTPEEIAQEEREQLERLEEERQKRMHPTDDYSDEDIEDAEKPSTLRPRSISGDDLGDSFSLEEEPRTKKGWVDEILERKDASDSESEGDDSGSSEDSESPEDYGDEGSDEDDSEGERDILNKDWEQSDDDNLDVDFDDEEEDSDEHEKDDEAYQKELEPRDLKRLKRNDAVQASKSDDKSLGAKKLPANKQSSTQSDLPYLIEAPKSMEELDALLDNLSSADIALIIHRIRASNAIKLAAENKKKMQVFYGLLLQYFATLANKKPLNLELLNLLVKPLMEMSMETPYFASICARERILRTRTKFCETVKNPAESSCWPASKTLFLLRLWSLIFPCSDFRHVVMTPAIFLMCEYLTRCPVLSGRDVAVGSFLCSLLLSITKQSRKFCPEAVTFLQTLLRAAKERKPKSTQDSEIDHLMELKAPRPLLYIHECINRIDPLNFLTIMDLPEDSLFFTSDNFRSSVLVTVIETLRGYVGIYEGFSSFPEMFLPISTLVLELSEQENMPSALTDKFKEVAELIKTKADKHCMQRQPLQMRKQKPVAIKMLNPKFEENFVKGRDYDPDRERVERKKLKKRLTQEGKGAVRELRKDNYFLQELKSRDKALMEEERAEKYGKARLFLQEQEHAMKSGQLGKGRGKRRR
- the LOC133709978 gene encoding uncharacterized protein LOC133709978 isoform X2, which encodes MAKKKSGPNAVAMKHQSPKSNPFATKSPKLSRSDDNATTKETKKKKKNSKLGPKAMAMKVQPPKPNPFETIWSRRKFDVLGKKRKGEERRMGLARSQAIEKRKKTLLKEYEQSGKSSVFVDKRIGEENDELDEFDKAIRRTQRERQLKQSKKSKYNLSDGEEDEFEFQSLGALSQRDDFEDDMPPEEDEDDDGGESGKKSYQFNSEDKDGDLSDGNENRHKSDKERYAEMILKSKNYKAEKSKEKDENKDLMEELDKKFTSVIASKALTNKSFSTEYMKKHEVSATQIFGTSEQEKSDSYDKLERELAMERRAQPSNRTKTPEEIAQEEREQLERLEEERQKRMHPTDDYSDEDIEDAEKPSTLRPRSISGDDLGDSFSLEEEPRTKKGWVDEILERKDASDSESEGDDSGSSEDSESPEDYGDEGSDEDDSEGERDILNKDWEQSDDDNLDVDFDDEEEDSDEHEKDDEAYQKELEPRDLKRLKRNDAVQASKSDDKSLGAKKLPANKQSSTQSDLPYLIEAPKSMEELDALLDNLSSADIALIIHRIRASNAIKLAAENKKKMQVFYGLLLQYFATLANKKPLNLELLNLLVKPLMEMSMETPYFASICARERILRTRTKFCETVKNPESSCWPASKTLFLLRLWSLIFPCSDFRHVVMTPAIFLMCEYLTRCPVLSGRDVAVGSFLCSLLLSITKQSRKFCPEAVTFLQTLLRAAKERKPKSTQDSEIDHLMELKAPRPLLYIHECINRIDPLNFLTIMDLPEDSLFFTSDNFRSSVLVTVIETLRGYVGIYEGFSSFPEMFLPISTLVLELSEQENMPSALTDKFKEVAELIKTKADKHCMQRQPLQMRKQKPVAIKMLNPKFEENFVKGRDYDPDRERVERKKLKKRLTQEGKGAVRELRKDNYFLQELKSRDKALMEEERAEKYGKARLFLQEQEHAMKSGQLGKGRGKRRR